Part of the Chloracidobacterium thermophilum B genome is shown below.
AGCGTCTGGTCGGGATTCTGACCGGCCGGGCGCGGGGCCGGCGCCGTCGGCGGCGCCACCGGCTCAAACTGCTCGTACTTCTTGCCCAGGTGTTTGATGTAGGCCACCAACTCGATGATTTGTTCCTCGGTCAGTTGCCCATCGTAGCCAGGCATGATGTTGTCGTAACCGGCAGCAATCTTGACACCGGGTTTGAGGATGGACTCGCGGATGTAGTTTTCGTCCGCGACAATAACCTCGCCGGTCGTGAGCTGGACATTGCGGCCGTACAGTCCGGGCAGGTAGGGCCCGCGGGCTTCGGCATCGCCGGTATGGCAGCCATTGCAGGCGAGTTTGTTGAACAGGGCCTCGCCGCGCAGTGCCAGCGAGCCGGTCGCCGCGCCGTTGAGCCAGGTTTGGTATTCATGGGGTTCGAGGGCGATGACTGAACCGATCATGTTGGCGTGTTCCGTGCCGCAATACTGCGAGCAGAACATGTGGTACGTCCCCGGCTTGGTCGCCTCAAACCAGACTTCCGTGTACCGCTTGGGAATCACGTCCATGTGAATCCGAAAGGCCGGCACGAACATACTGTGGATGACATCTTCCGACACCATGACCAGTTTGACAGGTTTCCCGACCGGGATGTGCAGCGTGTTGATCTCACGCTGTCCGTCCGGGTGCTGAAACTTCCACATCCACTGGCGGCCCGTGCAGGCAATTTCGAGGGCACCTTCGGGCGCTTTGGCGTCCTTGAAGTACACAAACGCCCCCCAGCCAAAAAACGACATGAAGAACAGCGAGGGAATGATGATCCACGCCCACTCCAGTGCGACAGGGACATGGGCCTCTTCAGCCAACTGGTCG
Proteins encoded:
- the coxB gene encoding cytochrome c oxidase subunit II yields the protein MPLTILTTCFNWTAAARRVPLFPEQASANAPNVDALYFFMLAVCGGVSIAIVLLIFYFAVKYRRRTPDQLAEEAHVPVALEWAWIIIPSLFFMSFFGWGAFVYFKDAKAPEGALEIACTGRQWMWKFQHPDGQREINTLHIPVGKPVKLVMVSEDVIHSMFVPAFRIHMDVIPKRYTEVWFEATKPGTYHMFCSQYCGTEHANMIGSVIALEPHEYQTWLNGAATGSLALRGEALFNKLACNGCHTGDAEARGPYLPGLYGRNVQLTTGEVIVADENYIRESILKPGVKIAAGYDNIMPGYDGQLTEEQIIELVAYIKHLGKKYEQFEPVAPPTAPAPRPAGQNPDQTLPTGNVKPSMTPGTSPPATVAPAGAAPTPSPVSEGTRPKPN